The genomic DNA GTAGTCGGCAACCTTGAGTCTGCCCGCGACGATGTCCGCCTTGGCCCGGGCCACGCGGTCCCGCATCTCCGGGGAGATCAGAGCCTCGTTGTACTTGTCGATCGCGTAGTCCACGCCGCCCTGGGCCAGGCCGAGGACTTTCAGGCCGGGTTTCCATTCGCCGTTCAGCGCGTCGCGCATGGTTTGGAGCACGGCCAGGTCCACGCGCTTGACCATGGAAGTCAGCACGCTGCCGGGGTGGATGTGGTTCTGGTTGGAGTCCACGCCGATGGAGAATTTCTTCATGTCGGCCGCTGCCTGGAGTACGCCCAGGCCGGACCCGCCCGCAGCGGTGAAGATGACGTCCGCGCCCCGTTTGAATTGGGAGCGGGCCAGCTCGCCCGCCTTGATGGGGTCGCCCCAGGCGTCCGGGGTGGTCCCGGTCATGTCTTCGAAAATCACGATCCTTTTGTTCACGTACCGCGCGCCCTCCCTGTAGCCGAGGGCAAATCTGCGGATAAGCGGCATGTCCATGCCGCCCACAAAGCCGATCTTGCCGGTCCGGGATTTCATGGCCGCCACCATGCCCACCAGGAACGCCCCTTCGTTCTCCTTGAAGACAACGGACTGCACATTGGGCTTGTCCACCACCGAGTCGATGATGACGAATTTGGTGTCCGGGAATTCCGGGGCGACCTTTTTCAGCGCCGGGGCAAAGGGGGAACCCATCACCACGATCAGGTCGCAGCCTTTGGCCGCGAACCTGCGCAGGGCCAGCTCGTACTGGGACTCGTCGATCGGCTCATAGTCGCGATACCCGATGCCGGTCTCCCGCGAAAATTCATCGGCTCCCATCCGCGCGGACTGATTGAAGGCGTTGTCGAATTTCCCGCCCAGGTCGTAGATGACCGCAGGGTTGAGGGCCAGCGCGCCGCTTGCGGACAGCGTCAAGGTCAGGATGACCAGGGCTTGCATCGTCAATGTGCGGAACATGCTTGCCTCCAAACGGTTTTTCGGGAAAATCCTCTTTCCCCGCAACGGCGGCGGGGCGGAATGCGACAATACGTCATCGCGGCCGGGACGCCAACCCGAAGATGATCGTCAGGGGCGAGACCGCCGCCGTTCCCGGCCCGGCCGGGGAGGGAGCGGCCAGGGGCCGAAAGAAAAGCGCGTCCCGCGAGGCTGTTTCGCGGGACGCGGTATTTCCATATTCGAGCCGGGGTTAGTTGAAGATGTCGCTGATGGCGTTGCGGATGCTGCTCTTGATCTCGTCCTTGGTGGAGTCCTTGGCGTCCTGGCCGATCTCCTTGGCGTCGTCGCCGAGGCCCATGTCGTCGTCCTGCTGCGTGGGCTGCTGCATTTGGACCATATGGGCATTCTTGGGCAGCTTGTAGTAAGAGGCGTCGAGGTTTTTTTTGGAAAGTCTGGCAAGGCGCATCTCGTTGCCGTAGCGGAGGATGCCGCCGTAGCCCATCTTCTTCGCCTCATTCAGGGAATCCTGGAAGGATTGGCCCATGGACTGGGTCAGCGCTTCGGACATGGCCATCCATGCCTCGGTGAGCTTCTTGATGTCGGCATGAGAGGACATGACCATCTCGTCGCGGCGGAAGACCTTGCCGTTTTCGAAGATCACGGCGTTGTAGACCGTGCCCTTGTACCCGGCCACGGTTTCGGTCTTGCCGGTCTTTTCGTAGCGCACTTCGTAGTCCGGATCGGAGTCGCCTCCGCCGAACATGGAGGTCATGCCTCCGGACATGCCTGCGGACATGGCGCCGAGGTCGTATACTTGGCACTGGCCTTCCTCGCAGTTAACGGAATAGACCTTGCCGTCGGCGAGCAGGGTATAGCTCGTGGGCGAGCTGTCCATGCGGACGTGCTTGGCGTCCCTGGCGCAGATGGTGACCATGGCCCCGTCGGTATAGGTGTAGGTGGCGACGATGTCGGACGCGGCCAGCGCGGCGGCCGGCATCGCCAGGACAAGACAGAGTAGAAGGACAAGCCTGCGCATCATTTTCACTCCTCGCATTTCCCCGAAGTTGTTTTCGCTCCCGCACGGCACATTGCCGTTCATAGGAAACTACTAAACATAGATGAGGAATTGTTTCAATCCAGAGGGATTCCCCGGCCTTGGGCGTTGGCGGTGCGGGGCCCGGCTTCGACGGAACCGGCAGGGCGGCGGGCACGAACCTCCCCATGTCCCGCATAGCCAGGACGGCGTTTGGCAATGGAAAAAGAAAAAGGCCTTCACCCGTTCAGGTGAAAGCCTTTGATTCCGAAGTGGTGCTCGGGGACAGAATTGAACTGCCGACACGGGGATTTTCAGTCCCCTGCTCTACCGACTGAGCTACCCGAGCAACCGGTCGAGAAGTGGGATTTACCGAAATGGCCGACGGTTGGCAAGTCCTTTTTTCAGTATATTTCAGCTCTCTTCTTCCGGGGCCGCGCCCATTTCCAGGATGCGGGCCGCGTAGGCTCGGCGCAGGGCCTCCATATAGTCCACGTCAACCGGGCCTTTCCAGGTGGTTATCTCGGTGTATCGCTTGGGAATTTTGGCCTCGTCAGGGCGGTAGCCCATCTGTAGCCGCAGACGCCAGCGCATCCGCTGAACCCGCTTGCCGATGTCGTCCAGGGAGCCGTTCAGCTCGCCGTAGCCGATGGAGGCCAGGGCTTCGGCCAGCAGGTCCTCCTTGTACACGCCCCGCGAGAACATACAGCCGACCATGCAGTTGAGCACGATCCGCTCCCGGCCGTCCTTGAGCAGGAATCCCAGGGCCTTGTCCGCGTCCTTCTCATCGTGCTTCTGGTCGTAGGCGTAGCCGCCCGCGTCCAGGTGGGAGTGGCGGAAGCCCAGCCCCTCGGCCACGAAAAACACCTCGCCCGTGGCGTAGCCCGCCATCTCCTGGCCCAGGACGCAGGCGAAGTCCTCGCCGCCGTATTCCCGGGCGCATTTCATGGTGCCTTGAGCCAGCAGCCGATAGAAGTCGTTGTCCGGGCGGCCGAGATGCTCCACGGCCCGCATGTATGTCTCGGAGTCGCCCCACTTGAGCGGTTCCAGGGTTTCCTTCTCGGTGATGACGCCTTTTTCCAGCGCCTCCGTGGCCCAGGCCAGGGCCACGCCCGCCGACATGCAGTCCAGCCCCTCCTTCTCGATGACGTCCAGGATGCGAAGGACTTCGGAGGCGTCGGTCACTTCGAGCATCCCGCCGCAGGAAAAGATGGGCTCGTAGTCATAGCCCACCTGGCGGTAGAGATATTGGTTGTTAGTCTGGAACTGCTCGCGCACGAAGCCCACGTGGATGCAGCCGACCGGGCAGCCCGCGCACGCCGCGTTGCGCAGCAGAGTGTCGTCCGCAAAGGTCTCGCCCGAAATCTTGACGGCGTCCGGGCTTGATGTCTGTTGCAGGTTCTTCCACGGCAGGGATTGGAGCGCGTTGAGCGGGTTGATGTTCACCGCCGTGCCCAGGCCGTGGTACTTGGCCATCATTTCGGTGGTGGTCAGTTGCTCGTAGATGTGCTTGTAGAGCTTGGGGTACGCCTTGCCTTCGGGCAGGGGGAAGCCCCGGTCGCCCAGGATGCAGATGGCCTTCAGGTTCTTGACGCCCATGGCCGTGCCGCCGCCCATGCGGCCGAAGTGGCGGAAGGTGTCCACGTTGATGCAGGCGTAGGCGGAAAGGTTTTCCCCTGCCGGGCCGATGCGCATGATGGAGCGGCGTCCCGAGCCGGGAAATATCTTGCGCAGCACGCGGCCGGTCTGGAGGGCGTCGAAGCCCCGCAGGTATTCCACGTCGCGGGTCTCCACCCGCCGCGAGCCCACGCAAAGGGCGGTCAGCCGCTCGGCCCGGCCGATGACGACAAGGGCGTCCAGGTCGGCGAAGCGCAGGGACAGGGCGGATTTCCCGCCCGCGTAGCTCTCGGTGTACTGGTTGTGGTAGGGCGAGCGGAAGGCGCAGCAGGTCTTGCTCATGAGCGGGAAATAGCCGGTCAGCGGGCCGATGGTGAAGATCAGGGGCTGCTCGGGGTCGTCCCAGTCGCGGTCGATGAAGCCGTATATTTCGAACAGCCGGGCGGCCAGGCCGGAGCCGCCCAGGAATTCGTCTCGGCCGGGGATGTTTTCGATGTTGGTTCTGCCCGTGGTCAGGTTGACCACCATGACGCGGAAGAAGTCCCTAATCATCGTTTCCCTCCTCCTTCGCCGACGTGCGCGGCAGCTCGACCATTTCGAGACAGTCGTGAGGGCAATAGGCCACGCACTGGCCGCAGTGGATGCAGACGTACGGGTTGACCTGGTGGTCCAGGAAGATGGCGTCGACCGGGCACGCTTCGGCGCACTGGCCGCAGCGGATGCACAGGTCCTTTTTCTGGATCACGCCGCCGTCCCTGCGTTGGGAAAGCGAGCCCGTCGGGCAGGCCGCCGCGCAGGGGGCGGGGCGGCAGGCCAGGCAGACGCGCGCCTCGAAGCCCGTGGTCAGGCCGCCCGAGGACGAAATGCGGATACCCGCCTTGTTCCAGGAAAGGACCTTGTGGACCTGCCTCGCGCAGGCCAGCGAACAGGAATGGCAGCCGATGCATCGTTCCATGCGGGCTGCTCTGAGAGCTTTCATCGTCATGCCTCCGGGCGGGGAAAGTCGGGTTGGGATCACTCCGTGGTTTGCAGAATATCCTGTTTGAGCGCCCACAGAATATGATTTTCGATTCGGCCGGAATCCATGTGGGGCGTCGCCTCTGAAGCCTTGCGTATCAGGGTTGCGCTGTCAACCGGCTTGCGGGCGAAAAAGGCCAGCCTGCGGATCGTCTCCAGGTCTATGGCGTCCTTCAGCCCCGCATACACGTTGGGGAAATCACGGTTTCGGTAAAATGCCTCGCCCGTGCGCCCGATGACCAGTCTCACGCCTCCCTCCAGGGTGCGCGTGGGGTAGTGGGCGAAGAGGCGGCCGTATTCGGGGGCCAGGGGGTGGGCCAGATCGCGCAGGGGCGCGACGTCGACCGGTTCAGTCCACAAGTCGTCCCACAGGGCCGTGTATCGGGCGATGACGACAGGCCAGTCAAACAGGCGGCGCACCCGTTCACGCCCTGCTATTCCCATGGAACGCCTTAGCTCCGGGTCGCGGATGAGTCGGTTCAGCGCGTCGGCCAGGGCCGGAACGTCCACCGCCGTGGCCTGGGCCAGGGCCAGGTGGTAGTGGTTGTCGAAGGTGAGCGGTGCGGCCAGGTCCACGTCCGGGGTCAGCCCCGGTCCCATGGTCGGGATGAGCAGGCCGGTCACGCCGTGCTCCACGATGTCCCGGTAGCCGTCATAGTCGGAGGCCGCCACAGGCAGGCCGAAGGCTCCGGCCTCCACCAGAGTGATGCCGAAGGTCTCCTGCGGGTTGTCCGCGATGGATACGAAGATGTCCGCCTTGCGGAACAACTCCCGCTTGCGCGCCTCGCCGGGCCGGAGCACCACGCTCGTCGGGATGCCCGCGTTGGCGGCCAGGTTGGTCAGGGTGTCGAGGACATGGGTTTCCCGCTCGGCCCATCCCGCCAGGATCAGCTCCACGGATTGCGGGTCCAGCCCGTCTCCCACAAGGCGGTGCAGGGCGCGCACGAGCGGCACCAGGTCCATTTTGGAGTGGTGGGATATCCGCCCGAAGACCAGGATGCGCACCGGCCCCTCTTTCGGCCCGTCGCCCGGGGAGCAGTCCTCGGCGTCCACGCCCAGCGGGATGCGGGAGAGCGTCGGGCCGGGGTGCGTGGTCTCGTCGATGCCGAACCCCTCGCGCAACTGGCGGAAGAAGCCTTCCACGACCCGTTTACCCGCCTCGGAAGTGCAGACGATGGCGTCGCGGCGGGTGGCCCCGGGCCACAGGTGTTGCAGGAACGCCTTGGGATAGCCCGCGTAGCTCAACGAGTGGATGGGGCCGGTGATGGGGAATATCCGTTCGCTCAGCCGGTTGCGCATCCGCGCAAGGAACGGCTGGCTCGTGATGCAGTCCGACAGGTGAAAACAGTGGTAATGCGTACTTTCCAGCCTGCCGGGCAACTCGTCCCGGAGCATGAGCCGCACACGCGCGCTCTCCAGCAAACCGGGCGTGGTGGCTTCCAGGTGCTTTTTCAGCGGAGCCAGGGCGCGTTCGCCAGGCAGGAAGAAATGGTACTCGTCATAGGGATCGGCCCGGAGCAGGGCGTCCAGAAAGGCCGTGTTGGCCACGGTCCGGCCCAGGATCGGGCCGCCCTCGAAAAAGGGGTCGAGCGTTCCCCATATGCGTTTTGTTCCTGTCATATCTAGGTCAAAACCGTTCCCGGAAGGTTTGTCAATGGCCGGTCGCGTCCTTTGGCGGGCAGACTTTTCCGTCCAAATTCCGGCCCTTGGCAAAGTCCTGTAAATTTTAAGCTGTTATATCGTGTAGTTGTATTGCATGGCGGATACCTTTTCCTTTTCGACACGCGGCATGGCCCCGTTTTTGCTCAAACTTTTTGGCGGTGGAAAAAATCGCCAAAGTTTTGACGTCGTAAAGGAGCGTGATGCAGACATGCCTAGACAGTCCATGAAGCGCGGCAGACGGCCGGAACTCATGTGGGGCCTCGGGCTTCCCGAGTCGGTCGTCCGGCAGATCGAGGAGGGCGTGGGGCCCGGCTTTCACGTGCGCAATTTCGCGGACGGGGCCTATCCCGTGGCCCGCGAGCTGGAGCAGGAGGAAAAGCCCTCGGCGGCCTGGATTCCCTGGTCCGTCTGGTCCGGCTTTCCCGAGGCCCGCAGGCAGGAGTATCGTGACCAGGACGAGACCCAGCGCATTCTCATCCGCGACAACGGGGCGGAGCTTGAGATGGACGAGGTCCTGGCCGAAGGGTTTCTTACCGTGGTGGACCTGCCCCTGACCCGGCCCAAGGTCCAGGACGTCATGTTTCGCGCGCGCGAGGTCAAGAGCCTCTATTCCGATATTTACCGGATGACCGAGGAGATCATGCTTGAGCGCGAGCTTTTGGCCCGCAAGACCGACCAGCTCATGTTCCTCAACAAGCTCATGGCCTCGGCCACTGAAAGCCTTGAGGCGGGCACCATCCTGGCCAACGCCAAGGAATCCCTCGGTCTGATCCTGCCCGTGAAGATGCTCCACGCCGCCTTTTGGAGCGTCGGCGCGAACGAGGCCGCCGACGTGGAAATATTTCTCAACGGGAAAATGGCTCCGGCTGTGGAATCCGCCTGGATCGAGCAGATCATGGCCTCTGTCGGCTCCACGGGGGCGGGCGCGGTCAACGGCTTCCAGGTCTCCCATGTGGACCCGGCCCGCAGGCCCGAGTATTCGCTGGCTCCCGACCAGGGCAGGCTCGTGACCATGCCGCTCGCCGCCGGGCACCAGACCTTTGGTTGCCTCGCCCTGCTCTGTGAATCCGGCTACCGGCTCGGCAAGGACCAGGTCGAGACCCTGCGCTCCGCCGTCAACCACATCGGGCTCGCCCTGCGCAACGCGCTGGCCTTCAAGGAGGTCAAGCTCAAGGCCGACCGCGACGGCCTGACCCGGCTCTATAACCGCCGCTCCTTTGACGAGCGGCTGGTCTACGAGATCAAGCGCCGCTCGCGTTATCATCATGATCTTTCGCTGCTCATGGTCGACCTCGATCATTTCAAGGTCGTCAACGACACCTACGGCCACAAGGCCGGGGACATGGTCCTGCGCAAGGTCGGCGAAATTCTGTCCACCGAGTTCCGCACGACCGACCTCGCGGCCCGCTACGGCGGCGAGGAGTTCGTCGTTCTGCTTCCCCATACCAGCGAGGAGTGCGCCTGGAAGCTCGCCGAGCGCGTGCGCGCCGCCATCGAGAACTGTTCCTTCCGCTTCGAGGGCAGGGACTTCGCCATTACCGCCTCCATCGGCGTCGCTTCCGTGGAAGGCGTTTCCCTTTCCTCCACGGACGACGACCTCGTCCTCAAGGCCGACAAAGCCCTGTATCAGGCCAAGAACAACGGCCGGAACATGGTCGTCGTCTCCGGGCACAAGCAGCCGGCCGCCCGCAACGCCGTCCAGTAGGACGGCCCCATAACGCCATGACGGCCCCGCCCGGAGTTTTTCCGGGCGGGGCTTTTTCGTTGTTTGCCGCCGAAGAGGGGGAGTATGGCGCGGCCGCGATCCCCGTCCCCTGTCAAGTTGATTTTTTATACCTCTCAAGCGCTTTTCCCATACATTCGCCGACATTCCGAGGGTGCCGAAAAAAACGGACCTATACTCCTCCCAAACACTTCAACAGGAGGATTTATCGTCATGGGAGGAACCGTAAGTTTGATCGGAAGCATCCTGGGAGGGCTGAACAGCCTGGGGGGAAGCGACAGTTCCGACAGTTCGGACCAGTTGGAAGAGGAGCGTCGGGCGCGGGAGCGCGAGCAGCAGCAAAAGGAGGCCGATGAGCGTCGCCGCGACCGGGAAAAGATTCTGGAGGCGCGGGAGCTGGAGTCCCGGCGCAAGTCGGAGAGTTCGCTTTCCCTCGGCTCAGCGTCGTTGGCGGACGATCCCGAGGTGTCCGCAAAGACGCTGAAGACCAAGTTGGGGGAGTAGC from Pseudodesulfovibrio thermohalotolerans includes the following:
- a CDS encoding BMP family lipoprotein, with product MFRTLTMQALVILTLTLSASGALALNPAVIYDLGGKFDNAFNQSARMGADEFSRETGIGYRDYEPIDESQYELALRRFAAKGCDLIVVMGSPFAPALKKVAPEFPDTKFVIIDSVVDKPNVQSVVFKENEGAFLVGMVAAMKSRTGKIGFVGGMDMPLIRRFALGYREGARYVNKRIVIFEDMTGTTPDAWGDPIKAGELARSQFKRGADVIFTAAGGSGLGVLQAAADMKKFSIGVDSNQNHIHPGSVLTSMVKRVDLAVLQTMRDALNGEWKPGLKVLGLAQGGVDYAIDKYNEALISPEMRDRVARAKADIVAGRLKVADYVETMDK
- a CDS encoding aldehyde ferredoxin oxidoreductase N-terminal domain-containing protein; this encodes MIRDFFRVMVVNLTTGRTNIENIPGRDEFLGGSGLAARLFEIYGFIDRDWDDPEQPLIFTIGPLTGYFPLMSKTCCAFRSPYHNQYTESYAGGKSALSLRFADLDALVVIGRAERLTALCVGSRRVETRDVEYLRGFDALQTGRVLRKIFPGSGRRSIMRIGPAGENLSAYACINVDTFRHFGRMGGGTAMGVKNLKAICILGDRGFPLPEGKAYPKLYKHIYEQLTTTEMMAKYHGLGTAVNINPLNALQSLPWKNLQQTSSPDAVKISGETFADDTLLRNAACAGCPVGCIHVGFVREQFQTNNQYLYRQVGYDYEPIFSCGGMLEVTDASEVLRILDVIEKEGLDCMSAGVALAWATEALEKGVITEKETLEPLKWGDSETYMRAVEHLGRPDNDFYRLLAQGTMKCAREYGGEDFACVLGQEMAGYATGEVFFVAEGLGFRHSHLDAGGYAYDQKHDEKDADKALGFLLKDGRERIVLNCMVGCMFSRGVYKEDLLAEALASIGYGELNGSLDDIGKRVQRMRWRLRLQMGYRPDEAKIPKRYTEITTWKGPVDVDYMEALRRAYAARILEMGAAPEEES
- a CDS encoding 4Fe-4S binding protein, which gives rise to MKALRAARMERCIGCHSCSLACARQVHKVLSWNKAGIRISSSGGLTTGFEARVCLACRPAPCAAACPTGSLSQRRDGGVIQKKDLCIRCGQCAEACPVDAIFLDHQVNPYVCIHCGQCVAYCPHDCLEMVELPRTSAKEEGNDD
- a CDS encoding glycosyltransferase family 4 protein, with amino-acid sequence MTGTKRIWGTLDPFFEGGPILGRTVANTAFLDALLRADPYDEYHFFLPGERALAPLKKHLEATTPGLLESARVRLMLRDELPGRLESTHYHCFHLSDCITSQPFLARMRNRLSERIFPITGPIHSLSYAGYPKAFLQHLWPGATRRDAIVCTSEAGKRVVEGFFRQLREGFGIDETTHPGPTLSRIPLGVDAEDCSPGDGPKEGPVRILVFGRISHHSKMDLVPLVRALHRLVGDGLDPQSVELILAGWAERETHVLDTLTNLAANAGIPTSVVLRPGEARKRELFRKADIFVSIADNPQETFGITLVEAGAFGLPVAASDYDGYRDIVEHGVTGLLIPTMGPGLTPDVDLAAPLTFDNHYHLALAQATAVDVPALADALNRLIRDPELRRSMGIAGRERVRRLFDWPVVIARYTALWDDLWTEPVDVAPLRDLAHPLAPEYGRLFAHYPTRTLEGGVRLVIGRTGEAFYRNRDFPNVYAGLKDAIDLETIRRLAFFARKPVDSATLIRKASEATPHMDSGRIENHILWALKQDILQTTE
- a CDS encoding sensor domain-containing diguanylate cyclase, which encodes MPRQSMKRGRRPELMWGLGLPESVVRQIEEGVGPGFHVRNFADGAYPVARELEQEEKPSAAWIPWSVWSGFPEARRQEYRDQDETQRILIRDNGAELEMDEVLAEGFLTVVDLPLTRPKVQDVMFRAREVKSLYSDIYRMTEEIMLERELLARKTDQLMFLNKLMASATESLEAGTILANAKESLGLILPVKMLHAAFWSVGANEAADVEIFLNGKMAPAVESAWIEQIMASVGSTGAGAVNGFQVSHVDPARRPEYSLAPDQGRLVTMPLAAGHQTFGCLALLCESGYRLGKDQVETLRSAVNHIGLALRNALAFKEVKLKADRDGLTRLYNRRSFDERLVYEIKRRSRYHHDLSLLMVDLDHFKVVNDTYGHKAGDMVLRKVGEILSTEFRTTDLAARYGGEEFVVLLPHTSEECAWKLAERVRAAIENCSFRFEGRDFAITASIGVASVEGVSLSSTDDDLVLKADKALYQAKNNGRNMVVVSGHKQPAARNAVQ